From Marinobacterium sp. LSUCC0821, a single genomic window includes:
- the tatA gene encoding twin-arginine translocase TatA/TatE family subunit translates to MGFGGISIWQLVIVLGIIILLFGTKKLRNLGGDVGSAVKGFKKAMSDDASAEEPKKQIEQEQKDAEFKAADAAKTEEKTESKS, encoded by the coding sequence ATGGGTTTTGGTGGTATTAGCATTTGGCAGTTGGTAATTGTACTTGGCATTATCATTCTGCTATTCGGCACTAAAAAACTTCGTAACCTAGGTGGTGACGTAGGTTCTGCTGTCAAAGGCTTCAAAAAAGCGATGAGCGATGACGCTTCAGCTGAAGAGCCTAAGAAACAGATCGAACAGGAGCAGAAAGACGCAGAATTCAAAGCTGCAGACGCTGCAAAGACTG
- a CDS encoding phosphoribosyl-ATP diphosphatase produces MNNVISELSVILESRKGASADSSYVASLYSKGLNKILEKVGEEATETILAAKDAEKSGDNSDLIYETADLWFHSMVALAHLGVPAEQVLEELARRFGLSGLEEKANRTK; encoded by the coding sequence GTGAATAACGTTATTAGTGAACTCTCGGTTATTCTTGAGTCTCGCAAAGGCGCTTCAGCAGACTCTAGTTATGTTGCTAGTCTTTACAGTAAGGGACTCAACAAAATACTGGAGAAGGTTGGTGAAGAGGCGACCGAAACCATTCTTGCTGCAAAAGATGCTGAAAAGAGTGGTGACAATTCGGATCTAATCTACGAAACTGCTGATCTTTGGTTTCACTCGATGGTCGCTTTGGCGCATCTGGGCGTACCTGCAGAACAAGTTTTAGAGGAGCTGGCACGCCGTTTTGGTCTGTCAGGCCTTGAAGAAAAAGCAAACCGCACCAAATAA